Proteins from a single region of Apium graveolens cultivar Ventura chromosome 7, ASM990537v1, whole genome shotgun sequence:
- the LOC141672792 gene encoding E3 ubiquitin-protein ligase AIP2 — MEGVEENDMKQRLQELQKQLGKKQLFEQAVSTISSLFTLSYASASPSLQNLFYTVVCRVATILKARYTAQGFWTSGLQLFLEAEKLVAQPSQKDHLRKCIAQTKEHLSELDNQAEGVERVQNQTRGYLFEGHLTVDPEPPQPEWLVQSNLLSAMANLVPATTSEDQTGNSNTSEEAARILQGLVDRLDDIVPMFMDEGSTAPRVPPASKEVVAKLPVITITEEILNKLGTDAECCICKENLIVNDKMQELPCKHTFHPPCLKPWLDEHNSCPICRHELQTDDHAYESRKEREKEAEEERRGAANAVREGEYMYV, encoded by the exons ATGGAGGGTGTTGAAGAGAATGACATGAAGCAAAGATTACAAGAATTGCAAAAACAATTGGGCAAGAAACAGCTGTTTGAACAAGCTGTCTCCACAATTTCTTCTCTTTTCACTCTTTCTTATGCCTCTGCTTCCCCTTCTCTTCAAAATTTG TTCTATACTGTTGTGTGTCGGGTTGCTACGATTTTAAAAGCAAGATACACTGCCCAAGGATTTTGGACTTCTGGGCTTCAGTTATTCCTGGAAGCTGAGAAACTTGTGGCTCAACCTTCTCAAAAAGATCATCTGCGCAAATGCATTGCTCAAACCAAGGAGCATCTGAGTGAATTGGACAATCAAGCTGAGGGTGTAGAAAGGGTGCAAAATCAAACTAGAG GATATTTATTTGAAGGGCATCTAACTGTAGACCCTGAGCCTCCACAGCCAGAATGGTTGGTGCAATCAAACCTCCTCTCTGCTATGGCCAACTTGGTTCCAGCTACTACATCTGAAGATCAAACAGGAAACAGCAACACATCTGAAGAAGCTGCAAGAATATTACAAGGGCTTGTAGATAGGCTTGATGACATAGTGCCGATG TTTATGGATGAGGGTTCTACTGCCCCACGAGTGCCACCTGCTAGTAAAGAAGTGGTTGCAAAGCTTCCAGTTATTACTATAACAGAAGAAATATTAAACAAGCTAGGAACAGATGCAGAGTGCTGTATTTGCAAGGAGAATTTGATTGTAAATGACAAGATGCAAGAATTACCCTGCAAGCACACCTTCCATCCTCCTTGCCTTAAGCCATGGCTG GACGAGCACAATTCATGTCCTATATGCCGGCATGAACTGCAGACTGATGATCATGCCTATGAAAGCCGGAAGGAGAGGGAGAAGGAAGCTGAAGAAGAGAGGAGAGGGGCTGCCAATGCAGTTCGTGAGGGTGAATACATGTACGTTTAG